A stretch of Ligilactobacillus faecis DNA encodes these proteins:
- a CDS encoding KxYKxGKxW signal peptide domain-containing protein, giving the protein MKRYKYDQLRKAQPKKLYHKMYKAGKNWVVMGLTVVGFGILFPSLAKADTQEDVQKTENVHDDPNEEIKEGSLSIQENDQIKQLAPTEVKETDKPTVTSDDPTNDQQVDMSNDAEADKGVVEQPSSTSQAEDPVEMTVEPVVVKATINNDQNTEAIENISTEAIERAQAESPDYSTQNATQESTGDIQEQVETSVAAPDQAQQPSEVAPETVEKTTQNQVAFRVASMRAATQSVVNDTPDAKIEQEIQKYIKSGVLTNADVSTTPILPNPTLFDDASLTAPRPIKSQTRTLSYYALYYPFVKRLQDAYSKKDYKEVMNNLAIMRVFSELGNQEQTIPIQESFKYKADTALARFFQSLAVIINVDQDGHIITETSGRLGTVNSILTGSGEAYRVDSGAKYALGGFTNAAQGPAKAKLEIQLGKNGTDDLLGYDSSNVETIQNNPAKKLGQYDYLTTDYYHADADHNLIKYDDNDPNKTKFAVTDMSNPKNASNNDYTITLVVNRYGKAGVEKATVTTKYVDEQGNAVTPDKQVQVQGNVGDKVKVPDAPTVQGHHVDSITFNGTKVQAGSEVTLKETNELTYTYVKDEEPVVPEAKTTVNYQADGKAVSPQEKVELRGQVGDKVTVPTAPVVSGHHVDSITFNGTKVQAGSEVTLKETNELTYTYVKDEEPVVPEAKTTVNYQADGKAVSPQEKVELKGQVGDKVTVPTAPVVSGHHVDSITFNGTKVQAGSEVTLKETNELTYTYVKDEEPVVPEAKTTVNYQADGKAVSPQEKVELKGQVGDKVTVPTAPVVSGHHVDSITFNGTKVQAGSEVTLKETNELTYTYVKDEEPVVPEAKTTVNYQADGKAVSPQEKVELKGQVGDKVTVPTAPVVSGHHVDSITFNGTKVQAGSEVTLKETNELTYTYVKDEEPVVPEAKTTVNYQADGKAVSPQEKVELKGQVGDKVTVPTAPVVSGHHVDSITFNGTKVQAGSEVTLKETNELTYTYVKDEEPVVPEAKTTVNYQADGKAVSPQEKVELKGQVGDKVTVPTAPVVSGHHVDSITFNGTKVQAGSEVTLKETNELTYTYVKDEEPVVPEAKTTVNYQADGKAVSPQEKVELKGQVGDKVTVPTAPVVSGHHVDSITFNGTKVQAGSEVTLKETNELTYTYVKDEEPVVPEAKTTVNYQADGKAVSPQEKVELRGQVGDKVTVPTAPVVSGHHVDSITFNGTKVQAGSEVTLKETNELTYTYVKDEEPVVPEAKTTVNYQADGKAVSPQEKVELKGQVGDKVTVPTAPVVSGHHVDSITFNGTKVQAGSEVTLKETNELTYTYVKDEEPVVPEAKTTVNYQADGKAVSPQEKVELKGQVGDKVTVPTAPVVSGHHVDSITFNGTKVQAGSEVTLKETNELTYTYVKDEEPVVPEAKTTVNYQADGKAVSPQEKVELKGQVGDKVTVPTAPVVSGHHVDSITFNGTKVQAGSEVTLKETNELTYTYVKDEEPVVPEAKTTVNYQADGKAVSPQEKVELKGQVGDKVTVPTAPVVSGHHVDSITFNGTKVQAGSEVTLKETNELTYTYVKDEEPVVPEAKTTVNYQADGKAVSPQEKVELKGQVGDKVTVPTAPVVSGHHVDSITFNGTKVQAGSEVTLKETNELTYTYVKDEEPVVPEAKTTVNYQADGKAVSPQEKVELKGQVGDKVTVPTAPVVSGHHVDSITFNGTKVQAGSEVTLKETNELTYTYVKDEEPVVPEAKTTVNYQADGKAVSPQEKVELKGQVGDKVTVPEAPTVQGHHVDSITFNGTRIQVGSEVTLKETNELTYTYVKDEEPVVPEAKTTVNYQADGKAVSPQEKVELKGQVGDKVTVPEAPTVQGHHVDSITFNGTKVQAGSEVTLEETNELTYTYVKDEEPVVPEAKTTVNYQADGKAVSPQEKVELKGQVGDKVTVPTAPEVSGHHVDSITFNGTKVQAGSEVTLKETNELTYTYVKDEEPVVPEAKTTVNYQADDGENLANETNGTVNTVSKATDDTMNSHSQKVIKADAQNSLSGEFAKSSAEQNDLPQTGDKVEDMKAGLLGTLLVALGGFLGGSVGKRKNKSK; this is encoded by the coding sequence GTGAAAAGGTATAAGTATGATCAATTACGTAAGGCTCAGCCAAAAAAACTTTATCACAAAATGTATAAGGCGGGTAAAAACTGGGTCGTTATGGGGTTAACCGTAGTTGGCTTTGGAATATTATTTCCATCTTTAGCTAAAGCGGATACACAAGAAGACGTTCAAAAAACAGAAAATGTCCATGATGATCCAAATGAAGAAATTAAGGAAGGTTCCTTGTCGATACAAGAAAATGATCAAATAAAGCAATTGGCACCTACTGAGGTGAAAGAAACAGATAAGCCAACTGTGACTTCAGATGATCCTACGAATGATCAACAAGTGGATATGTCTAACGATGCTGAAGCAGATAAGGGTGTGGTTGAGCAGCCAAGTAGTACCTCACAAGCTGAAGATCCAGTAGAGATGACTGTTGAACCAGTTGTTGTAAAAGCAACTATTAATAATGACCAAAATACGGAAGCAATTGAAAATATTTCTACGGAAGCAATTGAAAGAGCACAAGCTGAAAGCCCTGATTATTCAACCCAAAATGCTACACAAGAGTCTACAGGGGATATTCAAGAACAAGTAGAAACATCTGTAGCAGCTCCAGATCAAGCACAGCAGCCATCTGAAGTTGCGCCAGAGACAGTAGAAAAAACTACTCAAAATCAAGTTGCCTTTCGAGTTGCTAGTATGCGTGCCGCTACGCAATCTGTAGTTAACGATACTCCTGATGCAAAAATTGAACAAGAGATCCAAAAGTATATCAAATCAGGCGTGCTTACAAATGCAGATGTATCGACGACACCTATTTTGCCGAATCCAACACTCTTTGACGATGCAAGCTTGACAGCTCCACGACCAATTAAGTCACAAACTAGAACGCTATCATATTATGCTCTCTATTATCCTTTTGTTAAACGTTTACAAGATGCGTATAGTAAAAAAGATTATAAAGAAGTAATGAATAATCTAGCTATAATGAGAGTTTTTTCGGAGCTTGGAAATCAGGAGCAAACTATTCCGATACAAGAAAGCTTTAAGTATAAGGCCGATACAGCATTAGCAAGATTCTTCCAATCTTTAGCAGTGATTATCAATGTCGATCAGGATGGCCATATAATCACAGAAACTAGTGGAAGATTAGGGACTGTTAATTCTATTCTTACAGGAAGTGGTGAGGCGTATCGAGTCGATAGTGGGGCAAAATATGCTCTAGGAGGATTTACTAACGCCGCTCAAGGACCGGCTAAGGCTAAGCTTGAAATTCAGTTAGGAAAAAATGGGACTGATGACTTATTGGGGTACGATAGTAGTAATGTAGAAACGATTCAGAACAATCCAGCTAAGAAGTTAGGCCAATATGATTATTTGACTACCGATTATTACCATGCAGATGCTGATCATAATTTAATCAAATATGATGATAATGATCCTAATAAGACGAAGTTTGCAGTTACCGACATGTCCAACCCAAAGAACGCCAGCAATAATGATTACACGATAACATTGGTCGTCAATCGTTATGGAAAAGCTGGAGTTGAAAAAGCAACAGTGACAACGAAATACGTAGATGAACAAGGGAACGCAGTTACACCAGACAAACAAGTGCAAGTACAAGGGAATGTAGGCGACAAGGTGAAAGTACCAGATGCGCCAACAGTTCAAGGACATCATGTAGATAGCATCACTTTCAATGGGACAAAAGTCCAAGCAGGAAGTGAAGTAACACTGAAAGAAACAAATGAATTGACATATACGTATGTGAAAGACGAAGAACCAGTGGTACCAGAAGCTAAAACGACAGTGAACTATCAAGCAGATGGCAAAGCAGTGAGCCCACAAGAAAAAGTCGAGCTAAGAGGACAAGTTGGCGATAAAGTAACAGTGCCGACGGCCCCAGTAGTATCAGGACATCATGTAGATAGCATCACTTTCAATGGGACAAAAGTCCAAGCAGGAAGTGAAGTAACACTGAAAGAAACAAATGAATTGACATATACGTATGTGAAAGATGAAGAACCAGTGGTACCAGAAGCTAAAACGACAGTGAACTATCAAGCAGATGGCAAAGCAGTGAGCCCACAAGAAAAAGTCGAGCTAAAAGGACAAGTTGGCGATAAAGTAACAGTGCCGACGGCCCCAGTAGTATCAGGACATCATGTAGATAGCATTACTTTCAATGGGACAAAAGTCCAAGCAGGTAGTGAAGTAACACTGAAAGAAACAAATGAATTGACATATACGTATGTGAAAGATGAAGAACCAGTGGTACCAGAAGCTAAAACGACAGTGAACTATCAAGCAGATGGCAAAGCAGTGAGCCCACAAGAAAAAGTCGAGCTAAAAGGACAAGTTGGCGATAAAGTAACAGTGCCGACGGCCCCAGTAGTATCAGGACATCATGTAGATAGCATTACTTTCAATGGGACAAAAGTCCAAGCAGGTAGTGAAGTAACACTGAAAGAAACAAATGAATTGACATATACGTATGTGAAAGATGAAGAACCAGTGGTACCAGAAGCTAAAACGACAGTGAACTATCAAGCAGATGGCAAAGCAGTGAGCCCACAAGAAAAAGTCGAGCTAAAAGGACAAGTTGGCGATAAAGTAACAGTGCCGACGGCCCCAGTAGTATCAGGACATCATGTAGATAGCATCACTTTCAATGGGACAAAAGTCCAAGCAGGTAGTGAAGTAACACTGAAAGAAACAAATGAATTGACATATACGTATGTGAAAGATGAAGAACCAGTGGTACCAGAAGCTAAAACGACAGTGAACTATCAAGCAGATGGCAAAGCAGTGAGCCCACAAGAAAAAGTCGAGCTAAAAGGACAAGTTGGCGATAAAGTAACAGTGCCGACGGCCCCAGTAGTATCAGGACATCATGTAGATAGCATCACTTTCAATGGGACAAAAGTCCAAGCAGGTAGTGAAGTAACACTGAAAGAAACAAATGAATTGACATATACGTATGTGAAAGATGAAGAACCAGTGGTACCAGAAGCTAAAACGACAGTGAACTATCAAGCAGATGGCAAAGCAGTGAGCCCACAAGAAAAAGTCGAGCTAAAAGGACAAGTTGGCGATAAAGTAACAGTGCCGACGGCCCCAGTAGTATCAGGACATCATGTAGATAGCATTACTTTCAATGGGACAAAAGTCCAAGCAGGTAGTGAAGTAACACTGAAAGAAACAAATGAATTGACATATACGTATGTGAAAGATGAAGAACCAGTGGTACCAGAAGCTAAAACGACAGTGAACTATCAAGCAGATGGCAAAGCAGTGAGCCCACAAGAAAAAGTCGAGCTAAAAGGACAAGTTGGCGATAAAGTAACAGTGCCGACGGCCCCAGTAGTATCAGGACATCATGTAGATAGCATCACTTTCAATGGGACAAAAGTCCAAGCAGGAAGTGAAGTAACACTGAAAGAAACAAATGAATTGACATATACGTATGTGAAAGACGAAGAACCAGTGGTACCAGAAGCTAAAACGACAGTGAACTATCAAGCAGATGGCAAAGCAGTGAGCCCACAAGAAAAAGTCGAGCTAAGAGGACAAGTTGGCGATAAAGTAACAGTGCCGACGGCCCCAGTAGTATCAGGACATCATGTAGATAGCATCACTTTCAATGGGACAAAAGTCCAAGCAGGAAGTGAAGTAACACTGAAAGAAACAAATGAATTGACATATACGTATGTGAAAGATGAAGAACCAGTGGTACCAGAAGCTAAAACGACAGTGAACTATCAAGCAGATGGCAAAGCAGTGAGCCCACAAGAAAAAGTCGAGCTAAAAGGACAAGTTGGCGATAAAGTAACAGTGCCGACGGCCCCAGTAGTATCAGGACATCATGTAGATAGCATTACTTTCAATGGGACAAAAGTCCAAGCAGGTAGTGAAGTAACACTGAAAGAAACAAATGAATTGACATATACGTATGTGAAAGATGAAGAACCAGTGGTACCAGAAGCTAAAACGACAGTGAACTATCAAGCAGATGGCAAAGCAGTGAGCCCACAAGAAAAAGTCGAGCTAAAAGGACAAGTTGGCGATAAAGTAACAGTGCCGACGGCCCCAGTAGTATCAGGTCATCATGTAGATAGCATTACTTTCAATGGGACAAAAGTCCAAGCAGGAAGTGAAGTAACACTGAAAGAAACAAATGAATTGACATATACGTATGTGAAAGATGAAGAACCAGTGGTACCAGAAGCTAAAACGACAGTGAACTATCAAGCAGATGGCAAAGCAGTGAGCCCACAAGAAAAAGTCGAGCTAAAAGGACAAGTTGGCGATAAAGTAACAGTGCCGACGGCCCCAGTAGTATCAGGACATCATGTAGATAGCATCACTTTCAATGGGACAAAAGTCCAAGCAGGTAGTGAAGTAACACTGAAAGAAACAAATGAATTGACATATACGTATGTGAAAGATGAAGAACCAGTGGTACCAGAAGCTAAAACGACAGTGAACTATCAAGCAGATGGCAAAGCAGTGAGCCCACAAGAAAAAGTCGAGCTAAAAGGACAAGTTGGCGATAAAGTAACAGTGCCGACGGCCCCAGTAGTATCAGGACATCATGTAGATAGCATCACTTTCAATGGGACAAAAGTCCAAGCAGGTAGTGAAGTAACACTGAAAGAAACAAATGAATTGACATATACGTATGTGAAAGATGAAGAACCAGTGGTACCAGAAGCTAAAACGACAGTGAACTATCAAGCAGATGGCAAAGCAGTGAGCCCACAAGAAAAAGTCGAGCTAAAAGGACAAGTTGGCGATAAAGTAACAGTGCCGACGGCCCCAGTAGTATCAGGACATCATGTAGATAGCATTACTTTCAATGGGACAAAAGTCCAAGCAGGTAGTGAAGTAACACTGAAAGAAACAAATGAATTGACATATACGTATGTGAAAGATGAAGAACCAGTGGTACCAGAAGCTAAAACGACAGTGAACTATCAAGCAGATGGCAAAGCAGTGAGCCCACAAGAAAAAGTCGAGCTAAAAGGACAAGTTGGCGATAAAGTAACAGTGCCGACGGCCCCAGTAGTATCAGGACATCATGTAGATAGCATCACTTTCAATGGGACAAAAGTCCAAGCAGGAAGTGAAGTAACACTGAAAGAAACAAATGAATTGACATATACGTATGTGAAAGACGAAGAACCAGTGGTACCAGAAGCTAAAACGACAGTGAACTATCAAGCAGATGGCAAAGCAGTGAGCCCACAAGAAAAAGTCGAGCTAAAAGGACAAGTCGGTGATAAGGTAACAGTACCAGAAGCCCCAACAGTTCAAGGTCATCATGTAGATAGCATCACTTTCAATGGGACAAGAATTCAAGTAGGTAGTGAAGTAACACTGAAAGAAACGAACGAATTGACATATACGTATGTGAAAGACGAAGAACCAGTGGTACCAGAAGCTAAAACGACAGTGAACTATCAAGCAGATGGCAAAGCAGTGAGCCCACAAGAAAAAGTCGAGCTAAAAGGACAAGTCGGTGATAAGGTAACAGTACCAGAAGCCCCAACAGTTCAAGGACATCATGTAGATAGCATCACTTTCAATGGGACAAAAGTCCAAGCAGGAAGTGAAGTAACACTGGAAGAAACGAATGAACTGACATATACGTATGTGAAAGACGAAGAACCAGTGGTACCAGAAGCTAAAACGACAGTAAACTATCAAGCAGATGGCAAAGCAGTGAGCCCACAAGAAAAAGTCGAGCTAAAAGGACAAGTTGGCGATAAAGTAACAGTGCCGACGGCCCCAGAAGTATCAGGACATCATGTAGATAGCATCACTTTCAATGGGACAAAAGTCCAAGCAGGAAGTGAAGTAACACTGAAAGAAACGAACGAATTGACATATACGTATGTGAAAGATGAAGAACCAGTGGTACCAGAAGCTAAAACGACAGTGAACTATCAAGCAGATGACGGTGAAAATCTAGCTAATGAGACCAATGGGACTGTGAATACTGTTTCGAAGGCCACAGATGATACTATGAATAGTCATTCTCAAAAAGTAATTAAGGCTGATGCACAAAATTCGCTAAGTGGCGAATTCGCTAAATCAAGTGCTGAACAAAATGACTTACCACAAACGGGAGACAAAGTGGAAGATATGAAAGCAGGTCTTCTAGGGACATTGCTTGTGGCTCTTGGCGGTTTTCTCGGGGGAAGCGTAGGAAAACGAAAGAATAAGAGTAAGTAA
- a CDS encoding nitroreductase, whose translation MDFTELVQKRHSTRDFTAKAISQTQLDQIIKDALTTPSWVNSQPWRVYVATGKTLELIREKHRELVEKGVSGQPEYPVLSRNKWDQRSQTNMAAWTTEFKQRFKPGEVDFYQSQVELFNAQAIIYITLPKGSSLWSIHDIGAFTQTLVLSATYQGIDSITAYELVKFPASVKAIMEIPTNETLAIGVALGYSSTDPLNSFSPNKLALEQVVTYKD comes from the coding sequence ATGGATTTTACTGAACTTGTCCAAAAAAGACACTCGACACGTGATTTTACTGCTAAAGCTATTTCACAGACACAGCTTGATCAGATCATAAAAGATGCCTTAACAACACCATCTTGGGTCAATTCTCAACCTTGGCGTGTCTATGTTGCTACAGGTAAAACTTTAGAATTGATCAGAGAAAAACACCGTGAGTTGGTCGAGAAGGGAGTTTCTGGGCAACCAGAATATCCTGTTTTGAGTCGAAATAAATGGGATCAACGCTCACAAACTAATATGGCTGCCTGGACAACTGAATTTAAGCAACGCTTCAAACCAGGCGAGGTTGATTTTTATCAAAGCCAAGTTGAGCTCTTTAACGCTCAGGCAATTATTTATATCACCTTACCTAAAGGATCATCACTTTGGTCGATCCATGATATCGGTGCTTTTACTCAAACTTTAGTTTTGAGTGCGACTTATCAAGGGATAGACTCGATCACTGCTTATGAATTGGTCAAATTTCCAGCAAGTGTGAAAGCGATCATGGAGATCCCGACCAATGAAACTTTAGCGATCGGTGTAGCTTTAGGGTATAGTTCAACTGATCCTTTAAATAGCTTTAGCCCCAATAAGCTTGCCTTAGAACAAGTAGTTACTTATAAAGATTAG
- a CDS encoding DeoR/GlpR family DNA-binding transcription regulator has translation MLKKERLLKITALVEQQEIVTVNELIKLLGVSDMTIRRDLDELAKSGKLVRLHGGAQRIMRIEEHELSRIQKRELHLAEKETVAKAAAKLIKPNETLYIGAGTTLELIVSYVEDPSTLRVVTNSLPVFEAWQKTPAELILVGGHYRQRSGEFIGSLTVKMLEDLKFSKAFVGVNGVKNESMMAANAEEGQAEALGLNNAKEKIVVMDKYKFNRDDFYRFYSLYNVDLLITNQDLAKDTLEHYERYTKIIQA, from the coding sequence ATGTTAAAAAAAGAGCGTTTATTAAAGATCACGGCTTTAGTCGAGCAACAAGAGATCGTCACTGTCAATGAATTGATCAAGCTGTTAGGTGTCTCTGATATGACGATCAGGCGCGATCTCGATGAGTTAGCCAAAAGTGGTAAGCTCGTACGTCTTCATGGAGGCGCGCAAAGGATCATGCGGATAGAGGAGCATGAACTTTCACGCATTCAAAAACGCGAACTCCATTTAGCTGAAAAAGAAACTGTTGCTAAGGCTGCTGCTAAATTGATCAAGCCAAATGAGACGCTCTATATCGGAGCAGGAACGACACTTGAACTGATCGTTTCTTACGTTGAAGATCCGAGTACGCTTAGAGTCGTGACAAATAGCTTGCCTGTCTTTGAAGCTTGGCAAAAGACTCCAGCAGAATTGATCTTAGTCGGGGGGCATTACCGTCAGCGTTCAGGTGAGTTTATCGGGAGTCTGACTGTCAAAATGTTAGAAGATCTTAAGTTTAGCAAAGCTTTTGTCGGTGTAAACGGCGTTAAAAACGAGAGCATGATGGCCGCTAATGCTGAAGAAGGTCAGGCTGAGGCATTAGGCTTAAACAATGCTAAAGAAAAGATCGTTGTGATGGATAAGTATAAGTTCAATCGCGATGATTTTTATCGCTTCTATAGTTTATATAATGTCGACCTTCTCATAACTAACCAAGATCTTGCGAAGGACACATTAGAACATTACGAGCGCTATACCAAGATCATCCAAGCATAA
- a CDS encoding acetate/propionate family kinase — MEKIMIINSGSSSLKFKLFDNEDRQVLASGILERIGLSGSRLKLKYGPDKKYELTQDITNHLQAIELLLKVLKELDIVTDLSEIKGVGHRVVAGGEYFSRPVVIDNDVIKKIKELAELAPLHNPANLNGIKAFRKYLPQATAVAVFDTAFHQTLPEENYLYSTPYEWYEDFGVRRYGAHGISHEYVANEAAKLMGRPLTELKLITCHLGAGASITAVKNGRSFDTSMGFTPLSGLQMATRAGDVDISLANYMMKKLELSSMSEMVYLLNEKSGFLGVSGVSADMRDVEEAAETGNKRAQLAIKLFYHNILRYVGQYITEMGGVDGIVFTGGIGENSPETSEEIMKKLSYLGVTLNETENKKRGQKTIISGPDSAITVMRIPTDEEYIIAQNVWEKITAN, encoded by the coding sequence ATGGAAAAGATAATGATCATCAACTCTGGTAGTTCGAGTTTAAAATTTAAATTATTTGATAATGAAGACCGCCAAGTTTTAGCAAGTGGGATACTCGAACGGATCGGTCTGAGTGGCTCACGTTTGAAATTAAAATATGGACCAGACAAGAAATATGAACTGACACAAGATATCACTAATCATTTACAAGCGATCGAATTATTGCTTAAAGTTTTAAAAGAGTTAGACATTGTGACTGATCTCAGCGAGATCAAAGGGGTCGGACACCGTGTCGTAGCTGGAGGTGAGTATTTTAGCCGACCAGTCGTGATCGATAACGATGTGATCAAAAAGATCAAAGAGTTAGCTGAACTGGCACCTTTGCATAATCCAGCTAATTTGAATGGGATCAAGGCTTTTCGAAAGTATTTGCCCCAAGCAACAGCGGTGGCGGTTTTTGATACGGCCTTTCACCAAACACTTCCAGAGGAGAACTATCTTTATAGTACGCCGTATGAATGGTATGAAGATTTTGGTGTCCGACGTTATGGGGCACATGGGATCAGCCATGAATATGTGGCCAACGAAGCGGCTAAGCTGATGGGACGCCCTTTGACCGAGCTCAAATTGATCACCTGCCACCTTGGTGCGGGTGCTTCGATCACCGCTGTCAAAAATGGTCGTTCTTTTGATACATCGATGGGTTTTACTCCATTGAGTGGCCTTCAAATGGCGACACGCGCAGGCGATGTTGATATCTCATTAGCCAATTATATGATGAAAAAACTAGAACTCAGCTCGATGTCTGAGATGGTCTATTTGTTAAATGAAAAATCAGGCTTCTTAGGTGTTTCCGGTGTTTCGGCAGATATGCGCGATGTCGAAGAGGCGGCTGAAACAGGGAATAAACGTGCTCAATTAGCGATCAAACTCTTTTACCACAATATTTTGCGCTATGTCGGGCAATATATCACCGAAATGGGAGGTGTCGATGGGATCGTCTTTACCGGTGGTATCGGTGAAAATTCACCTGAGACAAGTGAAGAGATCATGAAAAAATTGTCTTATTTAGGTGTCACGCTTAATGAAACTGAAAATAAGAAACGCGGGCAAAAAACGATCATCTCTGGTCCAGATTCTGCGATCACTGTGATGCGGATCCCGACCGATGAAGAATATATAATCGCTCAAAATGTTTGGGAGAAGATAACTGCTAATTAA
- a CDS encoding RNA-guided endonuclease InsQ/TnpB family protein: protein MIRVQKVRLYPNKTMKKVIDDLCDYRRYCWNQGLALWNDIYDSSLILDDKLLRPSERKVRDELVADKEDWQYQLSARCLQLAISDLGKAWKNFFDRSQPDWGKPKFKSKKAPRQGFKTDRAKIVNGKLRLDKPLGVKTWYDIRFKGAKSLEGDLRVVSIYRENDRYWASLPFEAEIKKKIKTGKNSAVDVNIGHLNYTDGKFNTLPSNLKRLYKRIKYYQRKLAKKRVVNGTKATQTSNYVNTRAKLQRDYRKVASIQHDIIQKVTTELVTNYDQVVIEDLDVKKMQMTHVASKRLQRSLFGYFRQALTYKCNWYGKKVVLADKYYPSTQRCSKCGFVKTGADKVGLNGNEKHRTKHNEYICYECGAIMDRDENAVANLLALLN, encoded by the coding sequence ATGATTCGAGTTCAAAAAGTAAGGCTTTATCCAAACAAGACCATGAAAAAGGTGATTGATGATTTGTGTGATTATCGCAGATATTGTTGGAATCAAGGTTTAGCTTTATGGAATGATATATACGATAGCTCGTTGATTTTAGACGACAAGTTGCTTAGACCTAGTGAACGCAAAGTTCGTGATGAATTAGTAGCTGATAAAGAAGATTGGCAGTATCAATTATCAGCTCGTTGTTTACAATTAGCGATCTCTGATCTAGGTAAGGCTTGGAAAAATTTCTTTGATAGATCCCAACCTGATTGGGGCAAACCAAAATTTAAGTCCAAGAAAGCTCCTAGACAAGGCTTTAAAACTGATCGAGCTAAGATCGTTAATGGTAAGCTGAGACTTGATAAACCACTTGGAGTCAAAACTTGGTACGACATCAGATTTAAAGGGGCTAAGTCTTTAGAAGGTGATTTAAGAGTCGTTTCAATTTACCGTGAAAATGATAGATACTGGGCTAGTCTACCTTTTGAAGCAGAGATAAAAAAGAAGATCAAGACGGGTAAGAACTCAGCCGTTGACGTCAATATCGGACATCTAAACTACACAGACGGTAAGTTCAATACTTTGCCAAGTAATTTGAAACGACTTTATAAACGCATTAAGTATTATCAAAGAAAATTAGCTAAAAAACGTGTTGTGAATGGTACAAAAGCTACTCAAACGAGTAATTACGTTAATACGAGAGCCAAGTTACAACGTGATTATCGTAAAGTGGCTAGTATCCAACATGACATTATCCAAAAAGTTACCACTGAGTTAGTGACTAATTACGATCAGGTCGTAATTGAAGATCTAGATGTCAAGAAAATGCAGATGACACATGTTGCCTCTAAAAGACTTCAACGTTCATTGTTTGGCTACTTTAGACAAGCATTAACTTATAAGTGCAACTGGTATGGTAAAAAAGTAGTTTTGGCTGATAAATATTATCCAAGCACGCAACGTTGTTCTAAGTGTGGCTTCGTTAAGACAGGTGCAGATAAAGTCGGTCTCAATGGTAATGAAAAGCACAGAACTAAGCATAACGAGTATATTTGTTATGAATGTGGTGCGATCATGGATCGAGATGAAAATGCAGTAGCTAATCTTTTAGCTTTATTAAATTAA
- a CDS encoding HdeD family acid-resistance protein has translation MQTAKRGFDWFSLVVGIILVIAGIASFMRPDATLKFVSICLGIGLLVKGIYELWFRQGINNWFGEKSGWLLFMGIIDIILGLLFIFRAASGVVVIAYIFAFWFIFDSIAEIATANYFKRLNRGYYVAMLILNILALLVGFILLFNPLIAASTLVLIISFYLLLIGFIKIIQAF, from the coding sequence ATGCAAACTGCAAAAAGAGGTTTCGACTGGTTTAGTCTAGTTGTCGGGATCATCTTAGTGATCGCCGGGATCGCTTCTTTTATGCGACCAGATGCAACTTTGAAATTTGTTTCGATCTGCTTAGGGATCGGGCTCTTAGTGAAAGGTATTTACGAATTGTGGTTCCGTCAAGGGATCAACAACTGGTTTGGTGAAAAATCAGGCTGGCTCTTATTTATGGGGATCATTGATATCATTTTAGGACTCTTATTTATTTTCCGTGCTGCAAGTGGTGTGGTCGTGATCGCCTATATCTTTGCGTTCTGGTTCATCTTTGATTCGATCGCTGAGATCGCAACAGCTAATTATTTCAAACGTTTAAACCGCGGTTATTATGTAGCGATGCTTATCTTGAACATCTTAGCTTTATTAGTTGGGTTCATCTTACTCTTTAACCCCTTGATCGCAGCTTCAACGTTAGTGTTGATCATCTCATTTTATTTATTGTTG